A part of Candidatus Poribacteria bacterium genomic DNA contains:
- a CDS encoding AAA family ATPase: MKGSTFITRVVLRNYKSIAACDVRLQPLTFLVGANGAGKSNFLDALRFVADALNASLDHALRNRGGIHDVRRRSGGHPNHFSIRLDFVLPEGAAGYYAFRINVHPRGAYKVQNEVCMVQSGEVFAPETTYFRVNGGTVTSTSVDVAPAAASDRLYLVNASGLPEFRPVYEVLSHMGFYRLNPDKIRNLQVPEAGDMLTRDGSNLTSVLSGLSPTAKQRVEKYLAKIVPGIRGVRVKELGHRETLEFRQDMAGAKYPWRFLANNMSDGTLRGLGILVALFQGNHNAQQRITLVGIEEPEITLHPAAISVLLDGFRDAADKTQIVITSHSPYLLDDKGLNTKSILAVEAQDGNTIIAQMDKASKSVLRDKLFTTGELLRLNQLQPDAASAVRDADTSQLQLFDFEKGHSDQSGDHGVKDASDDHKETT, from the coding sequence ATGAAAGGTTCGACGTTTATTACAAGAGTTGTTCTGAGAAACTATAAAAGTATCGCCGCGTGTGATGTTCGGCTGCAGCCGTTAACGTTCCTTGTAGGTGCCAATGGCGCGGGTAAAAGTAATTTTCTTGATGCGCTGCGATTCGTTGCCGATGCCTTGAATGCATCGTTGGATCACGCCTTACGTAACCGTGGGGGTATCCATGATGTCCGACGTCGCTCTGGTGGACATCCGAACCATTTCAGTATCCGTCTTGATTTCGTTTTGCCCGAGGGTGCCGCGGGGTACTACGCCTTCCGCATCAATGTGCATCCGCGTGGAGCGTATAAGGTTCAGAATGAAGTGTGTATGGTTCAGAGTGGAGAGGTTTTCGCGCCGGAGACGACGTACTTTCGTGTTAATGGGGGGACTGTGACCAGCACAAGTGTAGACGTGGCACCAGCTGCTGCAAGCGATCGGCTCTACTTGGTAAATGCGTCGGGGCTACCCGAATTTCGACCTGTCTACGAAGTTTTGTCTCACATGGGATTTTATAGACTCAATCCTGATAAAATCCGAAATCTCCAAGTGCCCGAGGCTGGCGATATGCTTACGCGGGACGGGAGCAACCTTACCAGTGTTCTTTCCGGATTGTCCCCTACTGCTAAGCAACGCGTTGAGAAGTATCTGGCGAAAATTGTTCCCGGTATACGTGGTGTAAGAGTTAAGGAGCTTGGGCACAGAGAGACACTCGAGTTCAGACAGGATATGGCAGGTGCAAAATATCCGTGGCGATTTCTTGCGAACAATATGTCTGATGGCACGCTTCGCGGATTGGGAATCCTCGTGGCACTGTTTCAGGGAAATCACAACGCGCAACAGCGCATAACACTTGTAGGGATTGAGGAGCCAGAGATCACGCTTCATCCAGCAGCCATAAGTGTGTTGCTTGATGGATTTCGGGATGCTGCCGACAAAACACAAATTGTTATTACGAGTCACAGCCCATATCTGCTTGATGATAAGGGGTTGAATACCAAGTCAATTCTCGCCGTTGAAGCACAGGACGGAAATACAATCATCGCCCAGATGGACAAAGCAAGTAAATCTGTATTGCGTGATAAGCTGTTTACAACAGGAGAACTCTTACGCCTCAATCAATTGCAACCAGATGCAGCATCTGCCGTTCGCGATGCAGATACTTCTCAGCTACAGTTGTTTGACTTTGAAAAAGGACATTCTGACCAATCGGGAGATCATGGGGTTAAGGACGCATCGGACGACCATAAGGAAACTACGTAA
- a CDS encoding DUF4276 family protein translates to MTVKIGCLVEGESEVKTVPLLIRRIAANLYPELPIVVLPPIRRPRNQVVKENELERAVEFVARQIGGQGAIFIILDSDDDCPAELGPALLHRASQARSDLPIAVVIAKNEFEAWFLAAAESLRGKRGLGDDIYSPDDPEVIRDAKKWLSQRMEDSRTYRETQDQPALAALFDIEQARQVDSFDKCYRDIVRLLDELRKASDPSSV, encoded by the coding sequence ATGACAGTCAAAATCGGTTGCCTTGTCGAAGGGGAAAGCGAGGTGAAAACTGTACCCCTTCTGATTCGCCGCATCGCTGCGAATCTTTATCCAGAATTGCCGATTGTTGTGCTACCCCCTATTCGCCGTCCCCGGAATCAGGTTGTTAAAGAGAACGAACTTGAAAGAGCCGTTGAATTCGTGGCCCGGCAGATTGGCGGGCAAGGTGCTATATTTATCATCCTTGATAGTGACGATGACTGTCCAGCAGAACTCGGACCTGCGCTGCTTCATCGGGCCTCACAAGCTCGCAGTGATTTGCCTATTGCCGTTGTGATTGCTAAAAACGAGTTTGAGGCATGGTTTCTTGCGGCAGCCGAGTCACTACGGGGGAAAAGAGGGTTAGGAGATGATATTTACTCTCCAGATGATCCGGAGGTAATCCGGGACGCAAAAAAATGGCTGAGCCAGCGAATGGAGGACAGTAGAACATACCGTGAAACGCAGGACCAACCTGCACTCGCAGCACTTTTTGACATAGAGCAGGCGCGTCAAGTAGATTCGTTCGACAAGTGCTATCGGGATATTGTCCGCCTCCTTGACGAATTACGAAAAGCAAGTGATCCAAGTAGTGTATAA